The following proteins come from a genomic window of Mycobacterium sp. DL:
- a CDS encoding pirin-like bicupin family protein: protein MTSAQSIVDIRRADDRAKTEIAWLDSKHSFSFGSHYEPENTHHGLLLVNNDDRVEPGTGFDTHPHRDMEIVTWVMQGSLVHQDSTGHSGVIYPGLAQRMSAGKGILHSEKNDSWTLTGQQSHSEPVHFVQMWVVPDESGITPGYQQLEIDDALLQGGLVPIASGMPEHSDAAAITISNRYAALHGARLQPGQSIELPEAPYLHLFVPRGEVVLEGAGPLHEGDAVRFTATGGQRVTATQPSEVLVWEMHATLAAA, encoded by the coding sequence ATGACCAGTGCTCAGTCCATCGTCGACATCCGGCGCGCCGACGACCGCGCAAAGACCGAGATCGCCTGGCTGGACTCCAAGCATTCGTTCTCGTTCGGCAGCCATTATGAGCCCGAGAACACCCACCACGGACTGCTTTTGGTCAACAACGACGACCGCGTTGAGCCGGGCACGGGTTTCGACACCCATCCGCACCGGGACATGGAGATCGTGACCTGGGTGATGCAGGGCTCGCTGGTACATCAGGACTCCACCGGCCACTCCGGCGTCATCTACCCGGGTTTGGCGCAACGCATGTCCGCTGGCAAAGGCATCCTGCACTCCGAGAAGAACGACTCCTGGACCCTGACCGGGCAGCAATCCCACAGCGAGCCGGTGCATTTTGTCCAGATGTGGGTGGTGCCCGACGAATCGGGCATCACACCCGGCTACCAGCAGCTCGAGATCGACGACGCACTGCTGCAAGGCGGTCTGGTGCCGATCGCCTCGGGCATGCCCGAGCACAGTGACGCTGCCGCCATCACGATCAGCAATCGCTACGCGGCGCTGCACGGCGCGCGCCTGCAGCCGGGCCAGAGCATCGAACTACCCGAAGCTCCGTATCTGCACCTGTTCGTGCCGCGGGGCGAGGTCGTCCTCGAGGGCGCCGGCCCGCTGCACGAGGGAGACGCGGTGCGGTTCACCGCAACCGGCGGCCAGCGCGTCACCGCAACCCAACCCTCCGAAGTCCTCGTCTGGGAGATGCATGCGACACTCGCTGCGGCATAA
- a CDS encoding MarR family winged helix-turn-helix transcriptional regulator: protein MEWLSDEQQRIWRNYLAMTGRLQTAMHRQLQQDCELSLSDYDVLVALSERGPMRVNELGDLIGWEQSRVSHQLRRMRGRGLLNREGHDDDRRGATVTITDAGRSALETAAPGHVELVRTAVFDGLSDAQLRAFGSAIDTVLARIKTGKPASRPQTD from the coding sequence ATGGAATGGCTCAGCGACGAGCAGCAGCGGATCTGGCGCAACTACCTGGCGATGACCGGCAGGCTGCAGACCGCGATGCACCGTCAGCTGCAACAGGACTGTGAGCTCTCGCTGTCCGACTACGACGTCCTGGTCGCGTTGTCGGAGCGGGGCCCGATGCGGGTCAACGAGCTCGGTGATCTGATCGGGTGGGAGCAGAGCCGGGTGTCGCACCAGCTGCGCCGGATGCGCGGACGTGGTCTGCTGAACCGCGAAGGACACGACGACGACCGCCGGGGCGCGACCGTGACCATCACCGACGCCGGTCGATCCGCACTCGAGACGGCCGCGCCCGGGCACGTGGAACTGGTGCGGACCGCGGTCTTCGACGGCCTGTCCGACGCGCAGCTGCGGGCTTTCGGCTCCGCGATCGACACGGTGCTGGCCAGGATCAAGACCGGGAAACCGGCGTCTCGACCGCAGACCGACTGA
- a CDS encoding sigma-70 family RNA polymerase sigma factor, producing the protein MSGPLRKLPDVTVLALDGSSAEDAFLADAQRYRRELLAHCYRMTGSLHDAEDLVQETYLRAWKSYQGFQGKSSVRTWLYRIATNTCLTALDGRKRRPLPTGLGAPASDPTADIAAHDEIPWLEPLPDTPREDPSDPSVIAESRESVRLAFVAALQHLPPRQRAVLVLREVLQWKAAEVGEAVGVSTAAVNSLLQRARAQLDEVQPHLDDRPAPPDSAEAADLLGKYISAFENYNMDELVELFTADAVWEMPPFDGWYQGPRNIVTLSQTHCPAEKAGDMRFLVTTANGQPAAALYLLNPQTGVHEAFQLHVLDVRAAGIAHVVAFKETGFFAKFGLPATL; encoded by the coding sequence TTGTCAGGGCCACTGCGTAAACTTCCGGACGTGACTGTGTTGGCCCTCGACGGCAGCAGTGCCGAAGACGCGTTCCTCGCCGACGCGCAGCGGTACCGGCGGGAGTTGCTCGCGCACTGCTACCGGATGACCGGTTCCCTGCACGACGCCGAGGACCTGGTTCAGGAAACCTATCTCCGCGCCTGGAAGTCGTACCAGGGGTTCCAGGGCAAATCGTCGGTACGGACGTGGCTGTACCGAATCGCCACGAATACCTGCCTGACGGCGCTGGACGGGCGCAAGCGGCGTCCGCTGCCGACCGGCCTGGGCGCGCCGGCCTCCGATCCGACCGCCGACATCGCCGCGCACGATGAGATCCCCTGGTTGGAGCCCCTGCCCGACACCCCGCGGGAGGACCCGTCGGATCCCTCGGTGATCGCCGAGTCCCGCGAGTCGGTCCGGCTGGCGTTCGTCGCGGCACTCCAGCACCTGCCCCCGCGCCAGCGCGCCGTGCTCGTCCTGCGCGAGGTGTTGCAGTGGAAGGCCGCCGAGGTGGGCGAGGCCGTGGGCGTCTCGACCGCAGCGGTCAACAGCCTGTTGCAGCGGGCCCGCGCGCAACTCGACGAGGTGCAGCCCCATCTCGACGATCGGCCCGCACCGCCGGATTCCGCGGAGGCCGCGGACCTGCTGGGCAAGTACATCTCGGCGTTCGAGAACTACAACATGGACGAGCTGGTGGAGCTGTTCACCGCCGACGCCGTATGGGAGATGCCGCCGTTCGACGGCTGGTACCAGGGCCCCCGCAACATCGTCACGCTGTCGCAGACCCACTGCCCCGCCGAGAAGGCCGGCGACATGCGCTTCCTGGTCACCACCGCCAACGGTCAGCCGGCTGCCGCGCTCTACTTGCTGAACCCGCAGACCGGCGTGCACGAGGCGTTCCAGCTGCACGTGCTCGATGTGCGTGCCGCCGGTATCGCCCATGTGGTGGCGTTCAAGGAGACGGGGTTCTTCGCGAAGTTCGGGCTACCCGCGACGCTGTGA
- a CDS encoding alpha/beta hydrolase, translating into MPATHSEHSFDGTGGVRIVYDVWTPDVPPRGVVILAHGYAEHARRYDHVATRFADAGLITYALDHRGHGRSGGKRVYLRDMSEYTGDFHTLVGIAAAEHPDLARVVVGHSMGGGIVFAYGVEHPGDYTAMVLSGPAVDAEASVSPVMVRVAKLVGRLAPGTPVEDLPADAVSRDPAVVAAYESDPLVYHGKLPAGIARALIGVGETMPQCAGIITAPLLVVHGEQDRLIPVEGSRKLVDCVASSDVHLKVYPGLYHEVFNEPEKALVLDDVTSWIEAKL; encoded by the coding sequence ATGCCCGCGACCCACAGCGAACACAGTTTCGACGGCACCGGTGGTGTCCGGATCGTCTACGACGTGTGGACGCCGGACGTGCCACCCCGCGGGGTCGTGATCCTGGCCCACGGGTACGCCGAACACGCCCGTCGCTACGACCACGTCGCCACCCGGTTCGCAGATGCGGGGCTGATCACGTACGCGCTCGATCACCGCGGCCACGGCCGGTCCGGCGGCAAGCGGGTGTATCTGCGCGACATGTCCGAGTACACCGGCGACTTCCACACGCTCGTCGGCATCGCCGCCGCCGAGCACCCCGACCTCGCCCGCGTCGTGGTGGGGCACAGCATGGGCGGCGGAATCGTGTTCGCCTACGGTGTCGAGCACCCGGGTGACTACACCGCGATGGTGCTGTCCGGCCCCGCCGTCGACGCCGAGGCCTCGGTGTCGCCGGTGATGGTGCGGGTCGCCAAGCTGGTGGGCAGGCTGGCGCCGGGAACCCCGGTGGAGGACCTTCCCGCTGACGCGGTCTCGCGGGATCCGGCCGTGGTCGCGGCCTACGAGTCCGATCCGCTGGTCTACCACGGCAAGTTGCCTGCCGGAATCGCGCGGGCGCTGATCGGGGTCGGTGAGACGATGCCGCAGTGCGCGGGCATCATCACCGCACCGCTTCTGGTGGTGCACGGCGAGCAGGACCGGCTGATCCCGGTCGAGGGGAGCAGGAAACTGGTCGACTGTGTCGCAAGCTCTGACGTGCACCTCAAGGTGTACCCGGGGCTGTATCACGAGGTGTTCAACGAGCCCGAGAAGGCGCTGGTGCTCGACGACGTCACTTCCTGGATCGAGGCGAAGCTGTGA
- a CDS encoding NADP-dependent oxidoreductase yields MTRAVVAQSYGGPEVLAIQDIVLPAPGAGQVLLDVRASGANPVDYKLYSGAMGSDPGALPMPVGMEVSGVVVATGSGAQGYTGALAVGDEVIATDVRGGYAEQVLVDGENVGHKPAALSFEQAAGLILVGGTAWHLLMKTDVGTGDTVLIHGASGGVGLMAVQLAVARGAVVIATASPSRHDQLRGYGAHPVAYGPGLLDRVRAIGPVDAALDLAGTDEALDTSVELVADRGRIATIVGFGRAAELGIAALTGADGGQQIRDAARPKLLELAAEGKLEVTVDKVFSLGEAAAAHRYLQAGHTRGKVVLVP; encoded by the coding sequence ATGACCAGAGCGGTGGTGGCGCAGAGCTACGGCGGGCCCGAAGTCCTTGCGATACAGGACATCGTCCTCCCCGCGCCGGGTGCAGGCCAGGTGCTGCTCGACGTGCGCGCCTCGGGTGCCAACCCGGTCGACTACAAGCTGTACAGCGGCGCGATGGGCAGCGACCCGGGCGCACTGCCCATGCCGGTGGGCATGGAGGTTTCCGGGGTGGTCGTGGCGACCGGCTCCGGTGCGCAGGGCTACACCGGTGCGCTCGCCGTCGGCGACGAGGTGATCGCCACCGATGTCCGCGGTGGTTACGCCGAGCAGGTCCTCGTCGACGGTGAAAACGTCGGGCACAAGCCGGCCGCACTGAGCTTCGAGCAGGCCGCCGGGCTGATCCTGGTCGGCGGCACGGCCTGGCACCTGTTGATGAAAACGGATGTGGGGACAGGCGATACCGTGCTGATCCACGGCGCGAGTGGCGGTGTGGGGCTGATGGCGGTGCAACTCGCCGTGGCGCGCGGCGCCGTTGTGATCGCCACCGCGAGTCCTTCCCGCCACGATCAGCTGCGCGGATACGGTGCACACCCGGTCGCCTACGGGCCCGGACTGCTCGACCGGGTACGGGCCATCGGACCCGTGGACGCGGCACTGGACCTGGCGGGGACCGATGAGGCCCTCGACACCTCGGTCGAGTTGGTGGCCGACCGCGGCCGGATCGCCACGATCGTCGGCTTCGGCAGGGCCGCTGAACTGGGGATCGCTGCGCTGACCGGCGCGGACGGGGGCCAGCAGATCCGTGACGCCGCCCGGCCGAAGCTGCTCGAGCTGGCCGCCGAGGGGAAGCTGGAAGTGACCGTGGACAAGGTGTTTTCGCTCGGGGAGGCGGCAGCGGCGCATCGGTATCTGCAGGCCGGCCACACCCGCGGAAAAGTCGTACTGGTCCCCTAA
- a CDS encoding DUF2786 domain-containing protein, producing MSTDDKMLARIAALLRQAEGTDNQHEADAFMAAAQRLATAASIDLAVARSHAGTRTQAQTPLQRTITIGDPGAKGLRTYVQLFVVIAAANDVKCDIASNSTFVYAYGFAEDIDASHALYTSLVMQMVRASKDYIGSGAHRPTPTITARINFQLAFGARVGQRLSEARQQAQQEATQGPTSVPGTAIALRNKDLELKDYYRQASRARGTWRATSATAGYSSAARRAGDRAGRRARLGGTSEFAGARSALEK from the coding sequence ATGAGTACCGACGACAAGATGCTGGCCCGGATCGCCGCGCTGCTGCGCCAGGCCGAAGGCACCGACAACCAACACGAGGCCGACGCGTTCATGGCCGCTGCGCAGCGGCTGGCCACCGCGGCATCGATCGACCTCGCCGTGGCGCGCAGTCATGCCGGAACCCGCACCCAGGCGCAGACCCCGCTGCAGCGCACCATCACCATCGGTGATCCCGGGGCCAAGGGCCTGCGCACCTACGTGCAGCTCTTTGTGGTGATCGCCGCGGCCAACGACGTCAAATGTGACATCGCGTCGAACTCGACGTTCGTGTATGCCTACGGGTTCGCCGAGGACATCGACGCCAGCCACGCGCTGTACACCAGCCTCGTCATGCAGATGGTCCGCGCGTCGAAGGACTACATCGGCTCGGGCGCGCACCGGCCGACCCCGACGATCACGGCGCGGATCAACTTCCAGCTCGCGTTCGGGGCCAGGGTCGGGCAGCGGTTGTCCGAGGCGCGTCAGCAGGCGCAGCAGGAGGCCACTCAGGGCCCCACCAGCGTGCCGGGCACCGCGATCGCGTTGCGCAACAAGGACCTCGAGCTCAAGGACTACTACCGCCAGGCATCCCGGGCGCGGGGCACGTGGCGGGCGACGAGCGCAACGGCGGGCTACTCGTCGGCGGCACGGCGGGCCGGTGACCGGGCCGGCCGCCGGGCCCGGCTGGGCGGAACCTCCGAGTTCGCGGGTGCGCGCTCGGCGCTGGAGAAGTGA
- a CDS encoding TIGR04338 family metallohydrolase, producing MSRDAQRAKVYAAEEFVRTLFDRAAEHGDPVVEFFGTRLTLPPEARFASTESVQRYVDEVLAQPVVRGRWDPAPLRVRSRRGATAAHYERTGDDATIAVPEGRSAWALRELVVLHELAHHLTDADPPHGPEFVATFCELAATVMGPELAYVLRVVYAKEGVR from the coding sequence GTGAGCCGCGACGCCCAGCGCGCAAAGGTCTACGCCGCAGAGGAATTCGTCCGCACCCTGTTCGACCGGGCTGCCGAGCACGGTGATCCGGTGGTGGAGTTCTTCGGCACCCGGCTCACGCTGCCGCCCGAGGCGCGGTTCGCGTCCACGGAGTCCGTGCAGCGATATGTCGACGAGGTGCTGGCCCAGCCCGTGGTACGCGGGCGGTGGGACCCGGCGCCACTGCGGGTGCGGTCCCGCAGGGGCGCGACAGCGGCCCACTACGAGCGAACCGGAGACGACGCGACGATCGCGGTACCCGAGGGGCGCTCGGCTTGGGCATTGCGGGAATTGGTGGTGCTGCACGAACTCGCGCACCACCTGACGGATGCCGATCCGCCGCACGGACCGGAGTTCGTCGCCACGTTCTGCGAGCTCGCGGCCACGGTGATGGGACCCGAACTCGCCTATGTGCTGCGTGTTGTCTATGCGAAGGAGGGCGTGCGGTAG
- a CDS encoding O-methyltransferase, with amino-acid sequence MTTPDWVSLDDLFTRVLHTEDDALRQAREAGDAAGMPAIEVSAQHAKLLSLLVTIAGARRVLEIGTLAGYSTIALARAVGPEGAVVSLEFESAHAEVARRNLERADVADRVEIIVGAALDTLPQLQQRGEAFDLVFIDADKENNVAYVQWAITLGSPGTVIVVDNIARNGRVLDPDPGDEQAQAVRAMFDMMGAHPRLDTAAIQTVGTKGWDGFAVAVVK; translated from the coding sequence GTGACTACGCCCGACTGGGTATCGCTCGACGACCTGTTCACCCGTGTCCTGCACACCGAGGACGATGCGCTGCGGCAGGCCCGCGAGGCTGGTGACGCCGCCGGGATGCCCGCCATCGAGGTGTCCGCGCAGCACGCCAAGCTGCTGTCGCTGCTGGTGACGATCGCGGGCGCCCGCAGAGTGCTCGAGATCGGCACCCTCGCCGGGTACAGCACCATTGCGCTGGCGCGTGCGGTCGGGCCTGAGGGCGCCGTCGTCTCGCTGGAATTCGAATCCGCGCACGCCGAGGTGGCGCGGCGCAACCTCGAGCGTGCCGACGTTGCCGACCGGGTGGAGATCATCGTCGGTGCCGCGCTGGACACGCTGCCGCAGCTGCAGCAGCGCGGCGAGGCCTTCGACCTGGTCTTCATCGACGCCGACAAGGAGAACAACGTCGCCTACGTCCAGTGGGCGATCACCCTGGGGTCGCCGGGCACGGTCATCGTCGTCGACAACATCGCCCGCAACGGCCGGGTGCTCGATCCGGACCCCGGTGATGAGCAGGCGCAGGCGGTGCGCGCCATGTTCGACATGATGGGCGCGCATCCGCGACTGGACACCGCTGCCATCCAGACGGTCGGCACCAAGGGGTGGGACGGCTTCGCGGTGGCCGTGGTCAAGTAG